In Oncorhynchus gorbuscha isolate QuinsamMale2020 ecotype Even-year linkage group LG08, OgorEven_v1.0, whole genome shotgun sequence, one genomic interval encodes:
- the LOC124041143 gene encoding solute carrier family 22 member 7-like, with amino-acid sequence MKFDNILEEIDGCGWFQVLIVTLLCIPRVILPCHFLLNNFIAAVPSHHCDLSALDDGSLFGNLTQEQRLTVSVPVQEDGTPSSCKMFPEPQFHILSNSNDSDLVTVPCQNGWVYDNSTFKSTMATEWDLVCDRKGMNKATATIFFVGVMIGAIAFGTLTDKFGRKPMLLVSYTISMVFGFASAFSNSYTMFGVMRFFTGFGLTGISIISTVLSVEWVDIKHRALIGITGSMAWSFGNMMLAGIAYQVNDWRMLMIAVSAPLGLAIITWWWLPESARWLIANGKVERAHLYLEKCARFNNRKDFTSKIKLEHLSDVVGTDNHNKTYSYLDLVRTPKMRRLALLTGIVWYGVASTYYGISLNITGFGLNVYLTHFIYSAIEVPAKMVVYFCLDTIGRKHCQAGTLLLTGTCIAINIFVPKGQWHVRTIVAVLGKGLSEASFTTVILYTAELYPTVVRQNGLGYNNFMARLGVSIAPLIILLEDVWKPLPEVIICCVSILSGLVAFLLPETHNARLPETIEDIEQTKKRNPIFVSPLEKTEILLKSQKKNELDQ; translated from the exons ATGAAGTTTGACAACATTCTAGAGGAGATCGATGGCTGTGGATGGTTTCAGGTGCTGATCGTCACTCTGCTCTGTATCCCTCGAGTGATACTACCATGTCACTTCCTGCTGAACAACTTCATAGCAGCCGTGCCCTCTCACCACTGTGACCTCAGCGCTCTGGATGATGGCAGCCTCTTTGGGAATCTGACCCAGGAGCAGAGACTGACTGTCAGCGTTCCAGTACAGGAAGATGGGACTCCAAGCTCCTGTAAGATGTTCCCAGAGCCCCAGTTCCATATCCTGTCCAACTCCAATGACAGTGATCTAGTTACAGTCCCCTGTCAGAATGGATGGGTATATGACAACAGCACCTTCAAATCTACTATGGCAACAGAG TGGGACCTTGTCTGTGACAGAAAAGGCATGAATAAAGCCACAGCCACCATTTTCTTTGTTGGCGTGATGATTGGAGCTATAGCCTTTGGTACCCTCACTGACAA GTTTGGGAGGAAGCCTATGCTATTGGTGTCCTATACCATATCTATGGTATTTGGATTTGCCAGTGCATTCTCTAACTCCTATACCATGTTCGGAGTGATGAGATTCTTTACTGGCTTTGGACTTACAGGCATCAGCATCATCTCGACCGTTCTCA GTGTGGAGTGGGTGGACATTAAGCACCGGGCTTTAATAGGTATAACGGGCAGCATGGCCTGGTCCTTTGGCAACATGATGCTAGCGGGCATTGCGTATCAAGTGAATGATTGGCGGATGCTAATGATAGCTGTCTCTGCACCCCTGGGCTTGGCTATCATCACTTGGTG GTGGCTCCCTGAGTCTGCCAGGTGGCTCATAGCCAATGGCAAAGTGGAAAGAGCCCATCTTTACCTGGAGAAATGTGCTCGTTTTAACAACAGAAAGGACTTCACGTCCAAAATCAAACTTGAG CACCTGTCTGATGTGGTTGGCACGGACAACCATAACAAGACCTACTCCTACCTGGACCTGGTGAGGACCCCAAAGATGAGAAGACTGGCTTTACTAACAGGCATAGTGTG GTATGGCGTGGCCTCAACATACTATGGGATCAGTTTAAACATTACAGGGTTTGGCCTGAATGTCTACCTCACCCACTTTATCTACTCTGCCATCGAGGTGCCCGCCAAGATGGTCGTCTACTTCTGTCTCGATACCATTGGTCGGAAACACTGCCAGGCAGGCACTCTTCTGCTAACGGGAACCTGCATCGCCATCAACATCTTTGTGCCCAAAG GTCAGTGGCATGTTCGCACCATCGTCGCTGTGCTTGGGAAAGGCCTATCAGAGGCCTCCTTCACCACTGTCATCTTGTATACGGCTGAACTCTACCCTACGGTCGTAAG ACAAAATGGGTTGGGTTACAATAACTTCATGGCTCGGTTGGGCGTGTCCATAGCACCCCtcatcattctattggaggacGTGTGGAAGCCCCTCCCTGAAGTCATCATCTGTTGTGTGTCCATTCTTTCTGGTCTGGTGGCCTTCCTTCTCCCAGAAACCCACAATGCAAGGCTGCCAGAGACCATTGAGGATAttgaacaaacaaaaaaaag aaATCCCATCTTTGTCTCACCGCTGGAGAAAACTGAGATCCTGCTGAAGTCACAGAAAAAGAATGAGCTGGATCAGTGA